Part of the Engraulis encrasicolus isolate BLACKSEA-1 chromosome 23, IST_EnEncr_1.0, whole genome shotgun sequence genome is shown below.
TGAAACCATAGTTGAAACTTTGAATTCTTCGTTGTACTTCTGCTAATGTGGTGTAATTATGAATGAGATGCTCAATGAGCAATTTCATCTCATACTGTGCAACGCCCTCTAATATGTCGTGCATAATATCAACCGAGAAGTTTGCACTGGTGTGAAAATATTGCAAAGAATTCAAAGGGCAAGACCTTTTAACTCCCATCACATAAGGTAGCGTGGGGTTGGTCTGCATTTTCTGGCAATGTTCAACATGAAGCTGTTTAGTTCGAAATGATATTTTGGGATCATCTTCACTGAATACTGTCTGAAAGTCCTCCTTTTCCAGTAAGCAAAAACGGCAACAGTACCTAGCACTAAACGATTCCACAAAcccaaataaagaatgaagacctAGGTTATCACCAGTCACTTGGATAATGGTCCCATAGATGGGATGATCAAATTGAGGAAGCTGAATTCCCTGTGTTTCAAGTGTTGAGATATCCTTCACAAGGGGTGCTAGTATCTTATCAAACCCGTATGTTTTGATATCTTGGGCATGGAATAACGAAACCAAATGAATATTCAGTAAACTCGAGTTGTACTTGGGCGACACATTTCTCAGGGTAAAATAGATGGCACCAAGTTTGTGAATTCCCCGCTTACTTCCAATTGGATTGACACATTCCATTTCATCAAAGAATAATTGCAACtgtacagtgtgcacttgttTGGAGAAGAGATCATGTTCCTTAAAGAATTCTCCATCTTGTATGTCATACAGCAAGTTTTCCATTTGTTTGGGGTCTCTAGCCATCATATCATTTATAGCAGGATGCTGGTAAATAGACTTCACCGTCTCGAGAATTGGTATGTACATGAATTTATCCTTGACAATGGTTTGGCCATAGCCTCCACTTGTTCTGATAAAACGTGTAGCAAATCGTGTCCCTAGAACATATTCAACTGGATCAATTTTTCCCCATTTCTCAGAAAAGTATTTCATTCTCTTACTCTCAGTGTTTAAAGGAAGGAAAGGATCCAATGCATTCTCAAAACACTGATCAATTTTAGACTCAACCACACTTTTCATTGGCTCTTGTAAGTCAAGGCTATTTTTCAACTGCACTTGTTTTAGACGGTCAAGGTCTCCAATTACTTCTTGTACAGTACTCACAGTTAAATCAATAGTAGTAACTGGATTGCCAACACGCTTAAGTTCTGCTACAATATTTGCACAATTTTTGGCTATGTGCCTTTCTAGTAGTACAGGCTCAGAAGGTGAACTCTGATCTGGCAAGTCTGTCTCCTCGGATGAAATGAAGTTTGTGAAGGTGGAACATTCCCCATCATCAACATTCAAGTTGTCATTTGTACAACACTTACTGAGATGCTTTCGCAAACCTGAAAAACTATGATATACATGGGAACAGCCTCTATGGCCACATTTTAACTTCAGGCTTTTGCCATAACAAAGACCATGAACAAGTTTAAAGTGCCGTATGAGGCTATTAGCATCAGCATGACTCTTCTGACAAATGAAACAAATCATTCTGTCTACTGCAGCATTCGTGCTCTAAGCTCAGCTACTCTTGGATTGACTTTGGTAATTTCAACATCTATGTCATAGATGGTTGTTTGCAAGAAAGTGAACACATTTGTGAGCTCATGGCAGTAAGTGGTACCGAAAACATAATGAGCTTTAAAAAGCTCATCGAATGCAGCCAGTGAATTGGAGGACTTGCATGGCAAGGCCTGTTTGTCAACAACAATGAAGTAAGATTGGATCATACTTTTCTTTGGTCCAACTGCAAGTAGATATGGCTGGACACTCTGTGTGATGCCCTCCAAATGGCCCTGAATGCTGGCACCAGTCTGTGAAAGGAAACACACAAGAGACCTAATGTCAAGAGAAAACCTGTATAAAGAGGTTTTACACATTACAAACTAGCCATCatcattgtatgtgacaaaaTAACTATGGCTTTGGTGAAAGTTGGAAAATAAAAGGTATTATACAAATCAAGTTAGAATTACTACATTCATTAATCCCTTTTCACACAAAGTAAAGACAAAAAGGTACCTTCAGAACGGGTTTGAGAAATATAATTGTACTGCATGTATATATTAAAGAAACATGTATGTTTTTTAATACAGTTTTGCTATTCCTTCATCTATGTCTTGTCAAAAGAAGAACAAGACATTTTGGAGCAGTTTCAATCTAACCATCAGCTTTTATTTGGAATGGGCAGTGTGCAttttttgtaataataataataataataataattgtatttgtatagcactgtgtcatacaaggcatgtaactcaaagtgcttaacaaatgggaaaaaacattgttagagatagatttaaaaggagaggcagaaaaagcaggaaggcagaggaagaagagatagacagagaatgtagagtcataaggtcaacgtaggttaggaccaggattcttagatgtgtaaggtccatagtggctgggcctatcataagtcatagatagtcacacagagattgtaGGCTATTTCCAaggtccatgctgcccattcacaaagggtacctttttcatgtatacttaccaccaccatcacttttcatgcatgaactgTCTGcccttttgaatttctagaaacagATATTTTAGCTGCAcattaagcagcacagtttcaatgagcagcttagttgcaataccaactctcgcacacaatcctacacagttcaccttttaaggaccagtggttctaaaccttttttAGAACAAATGCCCCCAGCCTGCCacacccccttgaccacatcataagcctgccaatgcgcCCTTTAGTATTAACAAATAAAATATACCAATTGCAACTGAGATTTCCCCCTCccccagctgtctccttctcaacaccctccGAGGGCTCCAAGGCAAAACTATTTTAGACTGAAAACTCACCTTGATGAATTTCACCACATGATCACAGGCTCGATGAGCGGAAATCTTTCCTGGCCTTTTGCGCCCTGGATTGGAGGGTGGTAGAAGGTGGACCAGCAACAGTATGGACGACATGTCACTGTCCCAACCTGGAttacacaagacagacaacatgCACATATAAAACGAATGAAGACCCCAGTTGTCTAAAATGCAATTAGGAAATAACAGTAACTGTGTGTGAACACCAAAAGTGACCTACGAGACATatgcgatggaagtcattatttcttgtTTACATGCACATTAAGGAGGACAAGAATAAAAGTAAAAGGATAGTGTGGAGTGGTGGACTTTATCCATTCACCACCAACACATTGACTTGGATTATTTGTTTGGTaatattttttgacaattatttttCTGCTGTCATTACGGTTACCTTCTTCAACTTCAGTAGCAAGAGCATTCTGGATGAGGTCTTGGAGATCCGCAGTCTGTGTCAGGCCACGGCTCTGTGCAATGACTTTTGGTTTTATGTtggtggaccatttctccatcagCTTTGCAGAGGTTGAGTCACCAAAGAGAAGTGCAAAATCCTGCTCAATCTACAAAACAGAGAGTGGAGAAATCAGTGATGTATAAAATGCAGCTGAAGTATCACTCTGGAATTCACATTTTTAAGAATACTTAAAGACTAACCAGGCCTGGTATGTCCATGAATCTTGGAAAAATGGATAGGATATCAGTGGATTTGTCAGTGTCACGCAGAATCTTCTGGCGATAGACTAGGGTCAACCTCATCTTTTCCTTCACCACCGATTCATCAGCTGTGTGCTTCATCAGAGCAATTGCTTCCTGACACTGGCGTTCATCGCTCAACCAATTGCCTTCCTTGCAAGGATCTCTATCAACAGATGGCCCACctgaaataacagaaaatataCATACAAAATGCACTTACTTATTATTTTCCCAGACATCAAAGTATTCTCAAAACTACAGACGGTGTTTGATTTAAACTACAAGTCCCTGCACTTGATGGCCATATTAGCTATGAGAGATAATCAAATATAACCATAAACTGTGTGCTATTATGTGTTTCAACAATAACTTAAATAAGTCACCTGCTTGTGAAGGTCGTGGACGTTTAACTCGTCCCTCTGATGCTTCTTTCTGCAGAGTTTTAATTCTCCAAGCCAAATAGCCACTTCCATCTTCTGCGTTGTAATAATGTTCCTATGACAAATATAACAAATAGACAAAGAGTTCTTACTGTATGTTTTACAAGAGCAAAATAGTTATAAATTCATTGATATTTACACTTCATTAAATCAGGGATTATACAACcaaattctaaaaaaaaagacTACAGAGTAAAGCTAATTACATAGCCAAGCTTGCTCCTTGGGTCAGCCAAATAGGGGAAGAGGGAGATGATACCCAGTGCGTAGTCTTCCTTCACATGCCGAGGTGGGCTTGttctacaaacaaacacacacacacacacacacacacacacacacacacacacacacacacacacacacacacacacacacacacacacacacacacattaggagcCATAGCATCATAACCAACCATTTATAATTACTGTACTGTCCTaatcatcagggctctaaattaatacctaccagacagccaaatgctggtgaaatttggcaGTTTGGCTGACAGAACAGACCAACTTaaagtcactttgacccattagtgagtgtacgtTCTTGGCTAGTGCAATTAACGGCTACCAGACATTTTACCttttgaaaaaagttaatttagggcccggataatcatcataatcatcatcaacattattattattatttcttgaaAACCTACCCATGTTCATTTGTCATATGAGCAACCAATATCTTCACCAGGTCACGCCTTCTGCTATCTGACAGGTACTTTGTCCGAGCATATTCATTCATGATCTTGTCCCCTCCTGGGCTTCCTTTTAAGATGTCTTCAACCATCTATTAATGATTGATgttaaacataaaacaaatatGAGAAACCGACAAATGACTTTAAAAtacacctgtaggcctacatgcaaaacAAAATTAATGAATCTTACTTGGGCAAGACGACGTTCCTCTCCTTGTTTTAATTGTCTTGGGCTAGGGGTCAGTATCACAGTGTCATCAGATCCAGAACTAGCCTCAGCATCAGCAAGGGAGCCTGAGCTAACGGAATCTGTGACACacaattcaaaaaaaaaatcacagttgtccttcaatacaatacaacctgtatttatatagcgcaatatatACATCTAaacttgtctcaaagcgctttcaaaatacacatacacttgtccacatttacacaccagctctggaggctgcagcACAGCACCTGTTgtctggggttcatgtgagaaggtgcatacatacacaagcagacacgcacacgcagacacacacacactctctgtctctccctttcccacattcacacaccagctgaatACTGCAGCTAGAGGGCAGAATCAACAGGAAGTACAGACAATTGTGTTGGCGTAAAGTGTAAAACTAAGTTGCATTTACCTTCAGATGTTCCTTCCTCTGGGATATCAATTTCCAGGACATGAACATCTGGCTGCTTCATCAAGTATGCAAAAGCTTCCTGATCAACCTCGGTccttgactcatcaaagactttAATGTCCATTGTCGGAAGGTCAAATTTCCTGGCAACTTAAGAGGAGAAAGATTCAACGTTTTATTGTCATTATCAAAAAAGGCAacggaattgtgtttggggtaggcTGCAATACTTAAGGTTTTCAAGTTAAAGTGCTCAagaggttaaaaaaaacaaaaacaggccctGATATGAAAGGCAGTAATGTAATAGCCAAATTTAGTCCTAATAAATAAGGCAGTAATGTAGTAATTTAGGCAGAAGGGCCTACTGTTTCTCAACAGTCCTGTAAATTCAAAGTTTACACATGATTTAAACATTACAAGTGTTTATTTCGGTTTTAAACCCTTACCACATTCCAAAAATGACTCGAATGTAAATGTTGTTGGAGAAAACACATATTTCTTCTGATCTTTATATTTCACTCTGACAACGGTGGTGTTTTCCATCCTgttggtggaaaaaaaaaaacaatgtgttaTAATCTTTCCGCTTTGAGTATCCTTCTGAACACAATGAACTAGCGCCAGACTACCTCACAAGTGTAGGGCCTACGGTCGATCAGAACGGGCGCAACGCAAAGCTGAACAGCACCAGAGATTTTTTTGGGACAGCACCACGTGTGCGTCACTCTACTCAGAGTCAAGTACATGTGACCGAAGTGGCCACGCAGCGACAGGTTGAAAAATAGTTCGTGCCTTCTGCAAAACTGCGACAGCCTTCACACAACTTTAGGAATAATCGGTCAGACGGTCACATCAAATGGCACTGCAGGAATATGATTTTTCATCCACTTTTCATTACCACAACAAACCACTTTACTCTCACCAGAGCAACATACATGTGGTCTCCAAACACGGCAACACTAACCTTTTCGAGCTCACAACCAGTTATTTCACATCCAGGGCTTAATTCCACAATTTGATAGACTAGGTCGGACTGCATAAATTGCATTCATGCGATTTTCATCCAGACTAGCCTACTGTGGTTTTCCTAACTTAGCCTTACCACAACGAACCACTTTTTACTCTAACGAGAGTTACATACATGTGGTTTCCAAACACGGCAACGCTAACCGTATCCAGCTCACAGCCAGTTGTTATTTCACACCCAGTGCTAATTCCACAACTTGCTAGGAACCACAGCTCTACCGTAcaattagcctacatttagtcacaatgacgagcaGATCATTTCGGAGGCGCAATATGTTGTGCCAACGGAAAGCTACCAATGTTAGCCGAACACTCGCTGCATTGCCTACGGTTTGTTGCGATGCATTTGTACGGTCCATTAAAGGCATAACTTGTTTGTTGTACGTTGTACCGGCAAATTAACTACAACACGACATAAACACTAAACAGTTTCATGTTCAACACAACTGACAGCTCAATAACATTACGGTTCAGTCTCATGTTTTAAAAGAAACAACACCCAATATTCCTAATGGGAAATGGAAAGGGTATGGGGTtttgtaatagcctacattttaacgcATATAGATTATGAAAGATTATAAACACACTCACTTTCAAATCCAGCGAATTTCTCCCTCCAGAGAGCTGTTCTGTGACTTCAGCAGCAGTGTTGATAGAAAATGCAATATGGCTGGAAAACGAAACTTAACTTTGCAAGAAGCTCCGCCTATTTCTCATTTACTCTGAAAATTTGCTCCTACTCTTACTCGAAATTTTACTCTATGAACTCGATTCAGAGATAAATATACTCGTTAAGAGGAAATTTGTTGTGACTCTGGGAAAATTACTCAGCTGTTTTTCCTGTGTAGGCCTGTGTTAAAAAGTACTTAAGTTTTAAAAAGTATcattttggggggcttatacaaCAATATTTTTACAAATCTTTCATACAATGCTGATAACAAGTtaagtagacaaggcagagggtgagtTAAATAGAAAAAGAAGTGCAGATACTGTTCGGTCCTCCAGTTGTGCAGCAATGTTGCAAACTTGCGCGAGAAGACCACTATtggttcaatccgagagcttggattgagtgtactcactttcttcaccatctccttatctttctctctagatatctctcactctcaatgACATAACCAGTATACACAGGAATTCACAAGCAGGGTAAAGGGAACATGAGGATTAATAtgaaatatgtttttttccccattttaaattatttttccatatgcccgggtcaaaatgacccgaacaccttctatgtaacaaaaacacaaacacttagAAGGGTTAATTACCGGACACACTGTAAATTGTACAATATAGCCTATACTGTTTGCAgatgcatacacatgtacacatgctcagacattcac
Proteins encoded:
- the LOC134440239 gene encoding uncharacterized protein LOC134440239 produces the protein MDIKVFDESRTEVDQEAFAYLMKQPDVHVLEIDIPEEGTSEDSVSSGSLADAEASSGSDDTVILTPSPRQLKQGEERRLAQMVEDILKGSPGGDKIMNEYARTKYLSDSRRRDLVKILVAHMTNEHGTSPPRHVKEDYALGIISLFPYLADPRSKLGYEHYYNAEDGSGYLAWRIKTLQKEASEGRVKRPRPSQAGGPSVDRDPCKEGNWLSDERQCQEAIALMKHTADESVVKEKMRLTLVYRQKILRDTDKSTDILSIFPRFMDIPGLIEQDFALLFGDSTSAKLMEKWSTNIKPKVIAQSRGLTQTADLQDLIQNALATEVEEDWCQHSGPFGGHHTECPAISTCSWTKEKYDPILLHCC